A single genomic interval of Streptomyces graminofaciens harbors:
- a CDS encoding RICIN domain-containing protein, producing the protein MNASSASAYVGPNLLRNWENGQCLDSNWDGQVYMGGCSTGNDYQTWTPLFARHTSSDVVQLQNKATGRCLRFDINFRLRTDSCLGGDGLHAGLWNAVGSSWNQVKLQSTFEPGLCVSNNASLHSCGNGGSQLWKLGF; encoded by the coding sequence ATGAACGCGAGCAGCGCGTCCGCATACGTCGGGCCGAACCTCCTGCGCAACTGGGAGAACGGGCAATGCCTGGACAGTAACTGGGACGGCCAGGTCTACATGGGCGGCTGCTCGACGGGGAACGACTACCAGACCTGGACCCCGCTCTTCGCTCGCCACACGTCCAGTGACGTGGTCCAGCTGCAGAACAAGGCGACCGGACGGTGCCTGAGGTTCGACATCAACTTCCGCCTGCGCACCGACTCGTGCCTCGGCGGCGACGGCCTCCACGCCGGACTCTGGAACGCTGTCGGGTCGAGCTGGAACCAGGTCAAGCTCCAGAGCACCTTCGAACCCGGCCTGTGCGTGAGCAACAACGCCTCCCTGCATTCCTGCGGCAACGGCGGATCCCAGCTCTGGAAGCTGGGCTTCTGA